A region of Ferruginibacter albus DNA encodes the following proteins:
- a CDS encoding DUF4105 domain-containing protein, with product MFLKFLFKKFKSKTSILKKVATLLIINYSLLITNCNAQDSSHIRISLLTCTPGQELYSIFGHSALRVIDSSLAGNDGRDIVYNYGTFNFDDKNFYIKFTRGKLLYYVSIEYYDDFIGFYRYENRGITEQVLNFSPEEKIKINQALIENAKEQNKYYKYDFFFDNCTTRLRDIIKKNKHPQPIFNAVMPVHATFRDAIHQYLEKGGLLWSQLGIDILLGAKTDAVMTVEQSQFLPDNLMRSLDNNSKQLVLSEKILTTPHNDKLDKPVFTPFLCFLVLFVFIIGLSFYETAAARRFLQGFDGMLFFLTGVIGVLLILMWTATDHIMCANNYNLLWALPAHSIMAFFINSKKNWVKKYYLITAIILTVLLLAWFFLPQHLNVALMPLVLLLIVRSVHTYIK from the coding sequence ATGTTTTTAAAATTTCTTTTTAAAAAGTTCAAATCAAAAACTTCAATTTTAAAAAAAGTAGCGACACTTTTAATTATTAATTATTCATTATTAATTACCAATTGTAACGCACAGGATTCCTCTCATATTCGCATATCGTTATTAACCTGCACTCCCGGGCAGGAACTTTATTCCATATTCGGGCATAGCGCTTTAAGGGTGATCGACAGTAGTCTTGCAGGCAATGACGGAAGAGACATCGTATACAATTATGGCACTTTTAATTTTGATGATAAGAACTTCTACATAAAATTTACAAGAGGCAAGCTGCTGTATTATGTTTCAATAGAATATTATGATGATTTTATAGGATTTTACCGATATGAAAATCGTGGTATCACCGAACAGGTTTTAAATTTCTCTCCTGAAGAAAAAATAAAGATCAATCAGGCATTGATTGAAAATGCCAAGGAGCAAAACAAGTACTATAAATACGATTTCTTCTTTGATAACTGTACTACCCGTCTCCGTGATATCATCAAAAAAAACAAACACCCTCAACCAATATTCAATGCTGTAATGCCCGTACACGCTACTTTCAGAGATGCCATCCATCAATACCTGGAAAAAGGCGGATTATTGTGGAGTCAATTGGGCATCGATATTTTATTAGGCGCAAAAACGGATGCAGTAATGACAGTTGAGCAATCGCAGTTCCTACCTGATAATCTGATGCGATCTTTGGACAACAACAGTAAGCAACTGGTTTTATCAGAAAAAATTTTAACTACTCCACACAATGACAAATTAGATAAACCTGTCTTCACTCCTTTTCTTTGTTTCCTGGTATTATTTGTATTTATCATCGGGCTAAGTTTTTATGAAACGGCTGCTGCCAGAAGATTTTTGCAAGGCTTTGATGGAATGTTATTTTTTCTCACCGGCGTTATTGGTGTTCTATTGATTTTAATGTGGACAGCCACCGACCATATTATGTGTGCCAATAATTATAACCTGTTATGGGCTTTACCAGCTCACAGCATCATGGCATTTTTTATCAACAGTAAAAAAAATTGGGTAAAAAAATATTATCTTATCACTGCAATCATATTAACCGTTCTATTATTGGCGTGGTTTTTTCTTCCACAACATTTAAATGTTGCATTAATGCCATTGGTATTACTGTTAATTGTTAGAAGTGTTCATACTTATATCAAGTAA
- a CDS encoding alpha/beta fold hydrolase: MKKIILFKEKAVAYEISGQGLPVVLIHGFPETGELWHYQKDFLAQQCQVIIPDLPGSGASPYNDQLSTIDDYAEAIKAITDNEKLDRVVLIGHSMGGYISLAFAEKYPQLIKGIGLFHSTALADTEEKKQARLKGIEFITNNGAFPFVKTSVPNSFSADFKDQHAHEVEALIEAGKKFQPEALIQYYRAMIARPDRTSVLKACNVPVLFVIGEQDTIIPMQTVLPQTYLPSLSHIHILQNSAHMGMWEETHKANQILLDFLESLS, encoded by the coding sequence ATGAAAAAAATTATTCTGTTTAAAGAAAAAGCTGTTGCCTACGAAATATCAGGACAAGGACTGCCCGTAGTTTTGATACACGGCTTTCCCGAAACAGGTGAATTATGGCATTATCAAAAAGATTTTTTAGCTCAGCAGTGTCAGGTCATCATCCCCGATTTGCCCGGCAGCGGAGCATCTCCATATAACGACCAGTTATCTACTATTGATGACTACGCAGAAGCAATAAAAGCAATCACTGATAATGAAAAGCTCGACCGGGTAGTTTTGATCGGGCATAGCATGGGCGGCTATATTTCATTAGCTTTTGCAGAAAAATATCCTCAATTGATCAAAGGCATTGGCTTGTTCCACTCTACAGCATTGGCAGATACAGAAGAGAAAAAACAAGCCCGTTTAAAAGGCATTGAATTTATCACCAACAACGGCGCTTTCCCTTTTGTAAAAACCAGCGTTCCTAATTCTTTCAGCGCTGATTTCAAAGATCAGCATGCTCATGAAGTAGAAGCCTTGATAGAAGCAGGAAAAAAATTTCAGCCTGAAGCATTGATACAATATTATCGTGCTATGATCGCACGCCCCGATAGAACCAGCGTATTAAAAGCCTGTAATGTTCCTGTTTTATTTGTTATTGGCGAACAGGATACAATTATACCAATGCAAACAGTTTTACCTCAAACTTATTTACCTTCTTTATCACACATACATATTTTACAAAATAGTGCACATATGGGTATGTGGGAAGAAACACATAAAGCCAATCAAATACTGTTAGATTTTTTAGAATCATTATCATGA
- the dprA gene encoding DNA-processing protein DprA yields the protein MNKDLLYQIALTLVPNIGNVHAKSLVTIFESAEAVFKSKKKDLENIEGIGAVRAKSIKEFDNFLSSEEEIQFIERYKITPLFINDEVYPKRLLNCYDSPILLFYRGNADLNHSKIISIVGTRTNSDYGKTVCEKLIEDLSNENVLVISGLAFGVDTIAHKAALKHKLQTVGVLAHGLDRIYPAQNKALAKQMVEHGGLLTEFLSNTDPGKQNFPKRNRIVAGMSDAVIVIETSKKGGSLITAELGNSYNKDVFAIPGRTTDSKSEGCNYLIKNNKAALITCADDLLENMGWKEHSKSSPKKQRELFIELSEDERIIVDLLRQHEQIHIDELYFKTGLSSSASAAALLSLEMQGIVNVLPGKLYKLV from the coding sequence ATGAACAAAGATCTGCTATACCAAATAGCACTTACATTGGTGCCTAATATCGGCAATGTGCATGCCAAATCCCTGGTAACTATTTTTGAAAGCGCTGAAGCCGTTTTTAAGTCAAAGAAAAAAGACCTCGAAAATATTGAAGGCATTGGTGCAGTAAGAGCTAAAAGCATAAAAGAGTTTGACAATTTCCTTAGCTCCGAAGAGGAAATACAGTTTATTGAAAGATATAAGATCACTCCCCTGTTTATTAACGACGAGGTTTATCCTAAAAGATTGCTGAATTGTTATGACAGTCCGATATTATTATTTTACCGTGGCAATGCTGATCTAAATCATTCCAAAATAATTTCTATTGTAGGCACACGCACTAATTCCGATTATGGTAAAACCGTTTGCGAAAAATTAATTGAAGATCTAAGCAATGAAAATGTTTTAGTTATTAGCGGACTTGCTTTTGGTGTTGATACCATTGCTCATAAAGCCGCGTTAAAGCATAAGTTGCAAACCGTAGGCGTATTAGCGCACGGCTTAGACAGAATTTATCCCGCGCAAAACAAAGCCCTTGCCAAGCAAATGGTAGAGCACGGTGGCTTGCTAACTGAATTCCTAAGTAACACCGATCCGGGAAAACAAAACTTTCCAAAACGAAACAGAATTGTAGCAGGCATGAGCGATGCCGTAATTGTTATAGAAACCAGTAAAAAAGGCGGGTCATTAATTACGGCAGAATTAGGGAACAGTTATAATAAAGACGTTTTTGCCATTCCCGGAAGAACAACCGACAGTAAAAGCGAAGGTTGCAATTATCTTATTAAAAACAACAAAGCAGCCCTTATTACTTGTGCCGATGACCTGTTGGAGAACATGGGATGGAAAGAACATTCAAAATCATCACCCAAAAAACAAAGAGAATTATTCATTGAATTAAGTGAAGATGAGAGAATAATTGTTGACCTGTTGCGGCAGCATGAACAAATACATATTGATGAACTTTATTTTAAAACAGGATTAAGTAGTAGCGCATCGGCTGCGGCTTTACTGAGTTTGGAAATGCAGGGAATTGTAAACGTTTTACCCGGAAAGCTTTATAAATTAGTTTAG
- the guaB gene encoding IMP dehydrogenase gives MATINNSSAQSKSKKFFGEGLTFDDVLLMPAYSQVLPRDVSIHTQLTKTIKLHVPMLSAAMDTVTEASLAIALAREGGLGILHKNMSIEKQAEQVRKVKRSENGLILDPVTLTPDATIGEALRLMKENKIGGIPVVDAQHKLVGILTNRDLRFETHYESKVGSIMTKDNLITAPEGTNLKKAEAIFKQNKIEKLPVINKSGILIGLITFSDILKLKSHPNAIKDSYGRLLVGAGVGITKDILDRVDALHRVGVDVICLDSAHGHTKGVMDALKTVKKNYKGLQVIAGNVGTAAGAKALADAGADAVKVGIGPGSICTTRIVAGTGVPQITAVMEAAAALKNKNVGIISDGGIRYTGDMVKALAAGANCVMMGNVFAGTEESPGETIIYEGRKFKQYRGMGSMGAMAQGSSDRYFQDVEDDIKKFVPEGIEGRVAFKGHLREVVHQFTGGLRAGMGYCGAKTIAELQNATFVKITNAGIKESHAHDIEITKEAPNYSR, from the coding sequence ATGGCTACAATAAATAACTCCTCTGCGCAAAGCAAATCCAAAAAATTTTTCGGCGAAGGCCTAACGTTTGATGACGTTCTGTTAATGCCTGCATACAGCCAGGTACTGCCTCGTGATGTAAGTATTCATACTCAACTTACTAAAACAATTAAGCTGCATGTACCTATGTTAAGTGCAGCAATGGACACTGTTACGGAAGCATCTTTGGCTATCGCCTTAGCCCGTGAAGGCGGATTGGGTATCCTGCATAAAAACATGAGCATTGAAAAGCAGGCAGAACAGGTACGTAAAGTAAAAAGAAGTGAGAATGGCCTGATATTAGACCCTGTCACCTTAACCCCTGATGCTACTATTGGCGAAGCTTTACGGTTAATGAAAGAAAATAAGATCGGCGGTATTCCAGTGGTGGATGCACAACATAAATTAGTGGGAATTTTAACCAACCGTGACTTACGTTTTGAAACACATTATGAAAGCAAAGTAGGCTCCATAATGACAAAAGACAATCTTATCACAGCACCGGAAGGCACCAATCTTAAAAAAGCAGAAGCCATCTTCAAGCAAAATAAAATTGAAAAATTACCGGTAATAAATAAATCGGGCATTTTAATTGGTTTAATAACGTTTAGCGATATACTAAAACTAAAAAGCCATCCCAACGCCATCAAAGATTCTTACGGACGTTTATTGGTAGGCGCAGGCGTTGGTATAACAAAAGATATTCTAGACAGGGTTGATGCATTACATCGTGTAGGCGTTGATGTTATTTGTTTGGATAGTGCTCATGGACATACCAAAGGAGTGATGGACGCATTAAAAACCGTTAAGAAAAACTACAAAGGCTTACAGGTAATTGCCGGAAATGTAGGCACTGCAGCAGGTGCAAAAGCACTGGCAGATGCAGGTGCCGATGCTGTTAAAGTGGGCATTGGACCTGGTTCTATTTGTACTACACGTATCGTTGCCGGTACCGGCGTTCCTCAAATTACCGCAGTAATGGAAGCTGCAGCCGCATTAAAAAATAAAAATGTCGGTATCATAAGCGACGGCGGTATCCGTTATACAGGCGATATGGTAAAAGCCCTGGCAGCCGGCGCTAACTGTGTAATGATGGGAAATGTTTTTGCAGGTACAGAAGAAAGTCCAGGCGAAACGATTATCTACGAAGGAAGAAAATTCAAACAATACAGAGGCATGGGTTCTATGGGTGCGATGGCACAGGGCAGCAGCGATCGGTATTTCCAGGATGTAGAAGATGATATTAAAAAGTTTGTACCGGAAGGAATTGAAGGTCGTGTGGCATTTAAAGGACATCTACGTGAAGTGGTGCATCAGTTTACCGGTGGTTTGCGTGCAGGCATGGGTTATTGCGGTGCAAAAACAATTGCAGAATTACAAAATGCAACTTTTGTAAAAATAACCAATGCCGGTATAAAAGAAAGTCACGCACATGATATTGAGATCACTAAAGAAGCGCCGAACTATTCAAGATAA